Proteins found in one Homalodisca vitripennis isolate AUS2020 unplaced genomic scaffold, UT_GWSS_2.1 ScUCBcl_313;HRSCAF=2038, whole genome shotgun sequence genomic segment:
- the LOC124370746 gene encoding uncharacterized protein LOC124370746 gives MTDPPEKRDRPKRSCQGNQNPHYEPVNLDDSEIEGALNDDDEEGDLLRHRDRFFDVNEVIGNWSDDTDEDPTYEPPNEPDRKEDTSEEDPQPEAIQRKRRERGRRRSLRKREMGLRNREKRKIRTRIFHPHGGQGPFNPTPLTIAQPAYLPIDSDELDS, from the exons ATGACTGACCCTCCAGAAAAACGTGACCGGCCAAAACGTTCAT gtCAAGGCAATCAAAACCCTCACTACGAACCAGTCAATCTAGATGATTCTGAGATTGAGGGCGCGTtaaatgatgatgatgaagaaggGGACTTGTTGAGACACAGAGACCGCTTTTTTGATGTGAATGAAGTTATTGGAAATTGGAGTGATGACACCGATGAAGACCCCACATACGAGCCTCCCAATGAGCCGGATCGTAAGGAAGACACGTCAGAAGAGGATCCACAACCAGAAGCAATCCAGCGAAAAAGAA GGGAAAGAGGAAGAAGGCGCTCACTAAGAAAAAGGGAGATGGGGCTAAGAAATCGAGAAAAACGAAAAATCAGGACAAGGATTTTTCACCCCCATGGAGGACAGGGACCATTCAATCCGACACCTTTGACGATTGCTCAACCAGCATACCTACCTATCGACAGTGATGAACTGGACAGCTGA